A window of the Butyricimonas faecalis genome harbors these coding sequences:
- a CDS encoding fimbrillin family protein, whose protein sequence is MKKREYILLSAILLIAFTSCDKSMNHTALVAGGDKIDFVTAGADEPFISPLSGRGSETDIAAMRDFGVYAYYAADGAFSTVLTPKFMYNTRVTKNDGVWEYTPVMYWPKSGTVSFFAYSPYADGGNTAIGLGSDITTTGYPRMTYTVPDDVKAQQDLLVSIPLIDQMKADVPAGGKLTLTFKHTLACVVFQAKMTAVCEFPVKVTSVTLGQLKNKATFTYDDTPGIFSWTATSDAVNKSYTLDIDNRLLANTDISMTASDYLTISLADSRLLLLPQAIDADDEITVTVDYVLAAGIQSKTVTTPLGNLINNLEAGKRYSVNILVSALSDIALTCSVEEWTTETVNVPDFK, encoded by the coding sequence ATGAAAAAAAGAGAATACATTCTGTTGTCGGCTATATTATTGATCGCGTTCACATCGTGCGACAAAAGCATGAATCACACCGCTCTCGTTGCCGGGGGAGATAAGATTGATTTTGTTACCGCGGGTGCCGACGAACCTTTTATCTCGCCTTTATCAGGCAGAGGTAGCGAAACGGATATCGCCGCGATGCGGGATTTCGGCGTGTACGCGTACTATGCGGCCGATGGTGCGTTCTCCACGGTGTTAACTCCAAAATTCATGTACAATACACGGGTAACGAAAAACGATGGCGTATGGGAGTACACCCCCGTCATGTATTGGCCGAAGAGCGGTACGGTTTCATTTTTCGCCTACTCTCCCTATGCCGATGGTGGCAACACGGCCATCGGCTTGGGCTCAGACATCACAACCACGGGCTATCCCCGGATGACCTATACGGTTCCAGATGATGTGAAAGCGCAACAAGATTTGCTGGTATCCATTCCCTTGATCGATCAAATGAAAGCGGACGTGCCTGCCGGAGGAAAACTAACACTGACGTTCAAACATACACTCGCCTGCGTGGTGTTTCAGGCCAAAATGACCGCCGTATGCGAGTTCCCGGTGAAAGTGACATCTGTCACCCTCGGGCAACTGAAGAATAAAGCTACCTTTACTTACGACGATACCCCGGGGATATTTTCTTGGACGGCAACTTCCGATGCTGTGAATAAATCCTACACGCTCGACATAGACAACCGTTTGCTGGCGAACACGGACATTTCGATGACGGCATCGGATTATCTTACCATTTCCCTTGCCGATTCGCGTTTGTTGCTATTGCCCCAGGCAATAGATGCCGATGACGAGATCACGGTGACGGTAGATTACGTGCTTGCCGCGGGAATCCAAAGCAAGACGGTAACCACCCCGTTGGGCAACCTGATAAACAATCTGGAAGCGGGGAAACGTTACTCGGTAAATATCCTTGTTTCTGCTCTGTCCGACATCGCGCTGACATGTTCAGTAGAGGAGTGGACGACAGAAACTGTTAACGTACCTGATTTCAAATAA
- a CDS encoding fimbrillin family protein — protein sequence MKKNLLYALTAVAMLTGCAKSDVVDSEINKESNQIGFSTYKNISRGNPVDDNTEFLKNGYAFGVTAFISTSASPYMGTAGEGIKIVSDGSKWGYQNASDQAYWPTNNETLDFYAYAPYGNAAITNKAFDKTDGLKLTYTVPATEANQVDLMYASALTQTKPADKTSVTLPFKHALTQVHFRIGTKTTNLKVDVAANGITINGLKATGTFDVKEETWELVVSSSNYTVTSDAVTGGYVDGTETNPYTAIGSADKALMLLPQEFAAKSEQVENGAYLTISCKIYQVLADGTTKVYLHGSEDAYESVTVGISSALPAEENGEPTEIWKSNKKVTCNLLIGAAGTVLDPIEFETTVKTWDDVEGGVIEPK from the coding sequence ATGAAGAAAAACTTATTGTACGCGCTAACAGCGGTAGCCATGCTTACCGGTTGCGCTAAAAGTGACGTTGTTGATTCGGAAATCAACAAGGAAAGTAACCAAATCGGGTTTTCCACTTACAAGAATATTTCTAGAGGGAACCCGGTGGATGACAACACGGAGTTTTTAAAGAACGGTTACGCGTTCGGGGTAACGGCATTTATCAGCACTTCTGCATCCCCCTATATGGGAACCGCCGGCGAAGGTATTAAAATCGTGTCAGACGGTTCAAAGTGGGGATACCAAAATGCTTCCGATCAAGCATACTGGCCTACAAATAACGAGACGCTTGATTTTTACGCTTATGCCCCGTATGGGAACGCGGCCATCACGAACAAAGCATTCGACAAGACGGATGGCTTGAAATTAACATATACGGTGCCTGCCACGGAAGCTAATCAAGTGGATTTGATGTACGCGTCGGCTCTTACCCAAACAAAACCTGCGGACAAAACCAGCGTAACTCTGCCGTTTAAGCATGCATTAACCCAGGTTCATTTTAGAATCGGGACTAAAACCACAAACCTGAAAGTAGATGTAGCGGCAAACGGTATCACGATTAATGGTTTAAAGGCTACGGGGACTTTTGATGTAAAGGAGGAAACGTGGGAACTTGTAGTTTCTTCATCAAATTACACGGTTACTTCAGATGCCGTAACGGGAGGGTATGTTGATGGTACCGAAACAAACCCCTATACCGCGATCGGAAGTGCTGATAAAGCCTTGATGTTGTTGCCTCAAGAATTTGCGGCAAAGAGCGAGCAAGTAGAAAATGGAGCGTACCTGACGATCTCTTGTAAAATCTACCAAGTACTTGCTGATGGAACAACCAAAGTTTATTTGCATGGCTCCGAGGATGCATACGAGAGTGTCACGGTGGGAATTTCCAGCGCACTTCCTGCAGAGGAAAATGGAGAACCTACTGAAATTTGGAAAAGTAACAAGAAGGTAACTTGCAATTTGTTGATTGGTGCTGCCGGGACTGTTTTGGATCCTATCGAATTCGAAACCACGGTTAAAACGTGGGACGATGTTGAAGGTGGTGTCATTGAACCCAAATAG
- a CDS encoding DUF5053 domain-containing protein — MASYEKLNNELEQMKAKFMALSSEEEEREFRKEMEAFVASKPTEDREVLAKVFIDGATRACEQAEKVYDDTLRAYLDGIYESISWSYVARHYFGKSRSWLSQRINGLKIRNKEVQFTADEKKILLNALLDLSNNIKCTALVIEHL; from the coding sequence ATGGCAAGTTACGAAAAATTGAATAATGAATTGGAGCAGATGAAAGCGAAGTTTATGGCTCTTTCTTCCGAGGAAGAGGAACGTGAGTTTCGTAAGGAGATGGAGGCATTTGTTGCTTCGAAGCCAACAGAAGATCGTGAGGTGCTCGCCAAAGTATTTATTGATGGCGCTACTAGAGCTTGTGAGCAGGCAGAGAAAGTGTATGACGACACGTTACGTGCCTATTTGGATGGGATATATGAATCTATTTCATGGTCTTATGTTGCACGGCATTATTTTGGTAAAAGTCGCTCGTGGTTGAGTCAGCGCATAAATGGTCTGAAAATTAGAAATAAAGAAGTGCAGTTTACTGCTGATGAGAAAAAAATATTATTGAACGCATTACTCGATTTGAGTAATAATATTAAATGTACAGCTTTGGTTATAGAGCATCTCTGA
- a CDS encoding winged helix-turn-helix domain-containing protein, with protein sequence MRELDPLLHSQLRLAIVSLLLSVETADFVYLKEKTNATAGNLSVQLEKLETAGYIQVKKEFVGKKTHTSCQLTDTGRKALEDYIDALREYLNL encoded by the coding sequence ATGAGAGAACTAGATCCGCTATTACATTCTCAGTTACGTCTGGCAATAGTCTCCCTGCTCTTGTCGGTAGAGACAGCGGATTTCGTGTACTTGAAAGAGAAAACGAACGCGACTGCCGGAAACCTGAGCGTGCAACTGGAAAAACTCGAAACCGCCGGCTATATCCAAGTGAAAAAGGAATTCGTCGGGAAAAAGACTCACACCTCCTGCCAACTGACCGACACGGGAAGGAAGGCTTTGGAGGATTACATTGACGCACTCAGGGAATATCTTAACTTGTAA
- a CDS encoding helix-turn-helix domain-containing protein encodes MEYGDLIKERRAVLGLTLQDLSDYTGFGVRVIKSIEVEKGSPSLNMLEKIANS; translated from the coding sequence ATGGAATACGGTGATTTGATAAAGGAACGTAGAGCTGTGTTGGGCTTGACTCTGCAAGATTTGTCGGATTATACAGGTTTCGGTGTGCGTGTCATTAAAAGTATTGAGGTTGAAAAGGGAAGTCCATCCTTGAATATGCTTGAAAAAATAGCAAATTCATAA
- a CDS encoding methylated-DNA--[protein]-cysteine S-methyltransferase: protein MIQIQHYASPCGELILGSFEGKLCLCDWMLEKRRASIDKRIQKALGADYEEGVSDVIREAITQLDEYFARQRRTFDIPLVFTGTDFQNSVWQELMNIPYGKTLSYGELAKKLGNPKAVRAVAAANGANPISIFVPCHRVIGGNHKLVGYGGGLEAKKGLLDLEMGWQGRLV, encoded by the coding sequence ATGATACAAATTCAACATTATGCATCTCCTTGTGGAGAGCTGATTCTTGGTTCTTTCGAGGGTAAACTTTGTTTGTGTGACTGGATGCTCGAAAAACGCAGGGCATCTATTGATAAACGGATTCAGAAAGCGCTAGGGGCTGATTACGAGGAGGGTGTTTCTGACGTGATACGGGAAGCGATCACGCAGCTTGACGAATATTTTGCTCGCCAGAGGAGAACGTTTGACATTCCGCTGGTTTTTACGGGAACGGATTTCCAGAATTCGGTGTGGCAGGAGTTGATGAATATTCCTTACGGGAAAACGTTGTCTTATGGAGAATTGGCGAAAAAACTGGGAAACCCGAAAGCTGTTCGTGCCGTGGCTGCTGCCAACGGGGCTAATCCTATTTCCATTTTTGTTCCTTGTCATCGGGTGATTGGGGGGAATCATAAATTGGTTGGGTACGGGGGAGGTTTGGAGGCTAAGAAGGGATTGCTGGATTTGGAGATGGGGTGGCAAGGGAGGCTTGTTTGA
- a CDS encoding DUF6483 family protein — protein MIKQDYLVRMIQEIISAIARAILNKKKIRQQDQDEYDLLARQMLGFPVKELATMDVQELIDRYASEEDGMGKIELASVYLLRFSEEVEDDILLKSKLRQDGTRLLKYVQQEDTSFSIQRDCLIRMLETNQ, from the coding sequence ATGATAAAACAGGATTATCTCGTGCGCATGATTCAAGAAATTATTTCTGCAATCGCTAGGGCTATATTGAACAAGAAGAAGATTCGCCAGCAGGATCAAGACGAGTATGACTTGTTGGCGCGGCAAATGTTAGGATTTCCCGTGAAGGAGTTGGCGACGATGGATGTGCAGGAGTTGATTGATCGATATGCCAGTGAGGAAGACGGGATGGGTAAGATCGAGCTTGCATCCGTGTATTTGTTGAGATTTTCGGAGGAGGTGGAGGATGATATTTTGTTGAAGTCGAAACTGCGTCAAGATGGAACGCGGTTGCTTAAGTATGTGCAACAGGAGGATACTAGTTTTTCGATACAGCGGGATTGTTTGATCCGGATGCTGGAAACAAATCAGTAG
- a CDS encoding MBL fold metallo-hydrolase — MMILWIVLSIVAMMAIVGIVFVNQPSFGRIPRGERLARIERSPNYRDGAFRNIHETPLMTSDKGRLQGLLDFLFKDKTGLQPDTALTVVKTDLRQIDPGEEVLVWFGHSSYLIQVDGKRVLVDPVFCMASPVSFINKPFKGTDVYHPEDMPDIDYLVISHDHWDHLDYQTVRALKDRVGKVICGLGVGEHFEYWGFDRERIVELDWEDEVRLDSGFVVHCLPARHFSGRGLAANKTLWASFLLETPSRKIYLAGDGGYDTHFARVGERFPGIDLAILENGQYNEGWKYIHLMPDYLTRAALDVKAKKVMTVHHSKYALAYHRWDEPLRNEMDMAKNDSLHVLIPRIGEVVRWGE, encoded by the coding sequence ATGATGATACTATGGATTGTGTTGTCGATCGTGGCGATGATGGCCATTGTCGGAATTGTTTTCGTGAATCAACCGAGCTTCGGAAGAATCCCCCGGGGAGAACGGTTGGCAAGGATTGAACGTTCGCCGAATTACCGGGACGGGGCTTTTCGCAATATACATGAAACTCCTTTAATGACCTCGGATAAGGGACGTTTGCAGGGGTTGCTGGATTTTCTTTTTAAGGATAAGACCGGGTTGCAACCGGACACGGCGTTGACCGTGGTGAAAACGGATTTGCGGCAGATCGACCCGGGGGAGGAGGTGCTGGTGTGGTTCGGGCATTCGTCTTATCTGATTCAAGTGGATGGGAAACGGGTACTCGTGGACCCGGTGTTCTGCATGGCCTCCCCGGTGTCTTTTATTAACAAGCCGTTCAAGGGAACGGACGTGTATCACCCGGAGGATATGCCGGATATCGATTATTTGGTTATTTCGCATGATCATTGGGATCACCTGGATTATCAAACCGTGCGGGCATTGAAAGACCGCGTCGGGAAGGTGATTTGCGGTTTGGGTGTCGGTGAGCATTTCGAGTACTGGGGATTCGATCGGGAGCGCATCGTCGAGTTGGATTGGGAGGATGAGGTCCGTTTGGATTCCGGTTTTGTGGTGCATTGTCTGCCTGCCCGCCATTTTTCGGGGCGGGGACTTGCTGCCAATAAAACGCTGTGGGCCTCGTTCCTGCTTGAAACGCCCTCCCGGAAGATATACTTGGCTGGAGATGGCGGTTATGATACACATTTTGCCCGGGTCGGGGAGCGTTTCCCGGGGATCGACTTGGCCATTCTTGAGAACGGGCAGTATAACGAGGGATGGAAGTATATCCACCTGATGCCTGATTATTTGACGCGGGCGGCCTTGGACGTGAAAGCGAAAAAAGTGATGACCGTGCATCATTCTAAGTACGCGCTGGCCTACCACCGTTGGGACGAGCCGTTAAGGAACGAGATGGACATGGCGAAAAACGACTCGCTACACGTGTTAATACCCCGCATTGGCGAGGTCGTGAGGTGGGGAGAATAA
- a CDS encoding DUF3575 domain-containing protein → MILIINQKSYKIMKVYVIILILIMLLLKGMTRVCAQEYRREIDSVNSIVLYFKIDRAVLDSTYMENSRALKKLDDLIKNKLVISNLDSITIVASSSPDGNEVYNLNLSEKRAESVKIYIMEKYPMIKNELIRARYTGENWIDFKRMIETDKNVPYQEELISIINSNRKNEAKKWLIKTLGNGEAWRYIKKSFLPQLRTGAVCVIYYKPEPVEEEKEEVQQKEDEVLVPPRQPEPVVLPTPISMTKPLFAIKTNLLYDVLSAANLEIEVPIGKRWSIAAEGIFPWWKASRADWTMQLLAGHVTVKYWFGNRGRKEVLTGWNVGLYGGIGKYDLQFFDKDGEQGDFFDAGVQGAYAHKIGKYFRVEYSLGVGYLQRECKKYDKVNDTMHGDIKVFRYPWEVKRQQWFGPTSVRISLVWLLNKKTVKKEGGVK, encoded by the coding sequence TTGATATTAATAATAAATCAGAAATCTTACAAAATCATGAAGGTGTATGTAATTATTCTTATTTTGATAATGCTTTTACTAAAAGGCATGACACGTGTTTGTGCTCAAGAATATCGACGTGAAATAGATTCTGTCAATAGTATTGTACTGTATTTTAAAATTGACAGGGCGGTTTTGGATAGCACGTACATGGAGAACAGCAGGGCATTGAAAAAACTGGACGACTTGATTAAAAATAAATTGGTCATCTCCAATTTGGATTCAATTACCATCGTGGCCTCCTCGTCTCCCGACGGGAATGAAGTCTACAATCTAAACTTGTCGGAGAAGCGAGCTGAGAGTGTCAAAATTTATATCATGGAAAAATATCCGATGATCAAAAACGAATTGATACGGGCACGATACACGGGTGAAAATTGGATTGATTTTAAGCGCATGATCGAAACGGATAAAAATGTACCATACCAAGAAGAACTAATTTCCATTATAAATTCAAATCGTAAAAACGAGGCTAAAAAATGGTTAATTAAGACTTTGGGAAACGGGGAAGCTTGGCGCTATATAAAGAAAAGTTTTCTGCCGCAATTGCGTACGGGAGCTGTTTGCGTGATTTATTACAAGCCGGAACCCGTCGAGGAAGAGAAGGAGGAGGTGCAGCAGAAGGAGGATGAGGTGCTCGTGCCTCCCCGGCAACCGGAACCCGTGGTACTTCCAACCCCGATAAGTATGACGAAACCCCTGTTCGCCATCAAAACAAACTTGCTTTATGACGTGCTTTCAGCCGCGAATTTAGAAATAGAGGTTCCCATCGGGAAGCGGTGGTCGATAGCGGCAGAAGGCATATTCCCGTGGTGGAAAGCTTCGCGAGCCGATTGGACGATGCAGTTGTTGGCAGGCCACGTCACGGTGAAATACTGGTTCGGGAACCGCGGTAGAAAAGAGGTTCTCACCGGATGGAATGTGGGGCTGTACGGAGGTATCGGGAAGTACGATCTGCAATTTTTCGATAAAGACGGGGAGCAGGGGGATTTCTTCGACGCGGGAGTACAAGGAGCCTATGCTCACAAAATCGGGAAATATTTCCGCGTGGAATACAGCCTCGGCGTGGGTTACTTGCAACGAGAGTGCAAGAAATACGATAAAGTGAACGACACTATGCACGGAGACATTAAAGTTTTCAGGTATCCGTGGGAAGTCAAAAGACAGCAATGGTTCGGCCCCACGTCCGTAAGGATTTCGCTCGTGTGGTTGTTAAATAAAAAAACAGTAAAAAAAGAAGGAGGTGTGAAATGA
- a CDS encoding fimbrial protein → MKKCIYLLCVLSFVLTACQEDKFGSKENSGSAALKLKFNTSSNLSRAVSSDEEEQRIQNVYVFIFNQDGTRVFGQFYNGINANGTHQIEIKNIPAGSGKIIAVVANINLDIFDMTTATLDAITAYPDLLALTSRMQDKFIERGAQFLMSGTTAADLTANTTNPVNVSLKRVDVKIRFNVTTAEGVTFTPLDWQVVTVPRVVSVLPTEVQGLFEFGGNYFDSSWNNFEISMTGANTFAFYIPENKVDVRKAIPATGTYAEQYALREKQEKTPNNDGTVTNGAYEYADERATFVKFKGNIFYTIGSGKEVSADVTYTVHLGAVNGVNDYNSLRNHFYTYNVKIVSVDDIIVEVESGEEAQEPSPGSEGDVVFAKKVLEFDAHNEVFKTVFHQSDIDQSLTWNISTPFSKGAEDENPKDYEWICFRINTKSRTTYSGDFTRFKGDNGVYTDAELTIPGYSHPLDKYMADINSGNDKMLNIKQLVSVLKECKRRYLANNGAVSGTLFDSADEIVFTTFLRDFYYEVNPENTSETVENGLWKKFVNTEKRVLNILSNLQYSADRVSTKTTALYSIRQASIQTMYNKEAAENFTAWGTEAIQDEDRYRFETTTTRDNRTYDDKDNGRANTINMWMANSGSEKWDTYIDYTTWEMKPAYNAAKYRCMRLNRDMNGDGQIDENEVQWYLASINQLTDLWIGENSFDPQARLYKRSTWEEDLQWYASSTVLEKNSSRVGGIISGYYVYRDNPDILWSSEGSSVGLLTGAGAIDDAIVYYRCVRNLGVPKNAAKEVRPDDFAIYDETTRTITLTRLDAKSIRGFKTTEELADHNERDVRGYNKPWKAFKINPTTHGNALSWQTIMARSQPGATNPVCPKGWRVPNQRELALMYSRMPRNSTSWPLTDHFAKSSFSFNPTGGNRIGFSVKNEGGVFYLLHNKSDEVGGVRCVQDVD, encoded by the coding sequence ATGAAAAAGTGTATATACCTGTTATGTGTTTTGAGTTTCGTTTTAACTGCCTGCCAGGAAGATAAATTCGGGTCGAAAGAGAATAGCGGAAGTGCAGCATTAAAGTTGAAATTCAACACTTCAAGCAATCTGTCGAGAGCCGTGTCGAGTGACGAGGAAGAACAACGGATTCAAAATGTTTACGTGTTTATCTTCAACCAGGACGGGACAAGGGTGTTCGGACAATTTTACAACGGAATCAACGCGAATGGCACTCATCAAATAGAGATAAAAAACATCCCTGCTGGGAGCGGTAAAATCATAGCCGTCGTTGCCAATATCAATTTGGATATCTTCGACATGACGACAGCAACCCTGGACGCGATAACCGCGTACCCCGACTTGCTGGCTTTGACTTCCCGCATGCAAGACAAGTTTATCGAGAGGGGTGCCCAGTTTTTGATGAGCGGAACGACAGCCGCTGACTTAACTGCCAATACCACCAATCCGGTGAACGTTTCCTTGAAAAGAGTGGACGTAAAAATCCGTTTCAACGTAACGACGGCAGAAGGCGTGACTTTCACCCCGTTGGACTGGCAAGTGGTGACGGTACCACGGGTGGTGAGCGTGCTCCCGACCGAGGTGCAAGGATTATTTGAGTTTGGGGGCAATTATTTCGACAGTAGCTGGAATAATTTTGAAATCTCCATGACAGGAGCCAACACTTTCGCGTTTTATATTCCGGAAAACAAGGTGGATGTGCGAAAGGCAATTCCCGCTACGGGAACATATGCCGAACAATACGCGTTACGCGAGAAACAGGAGAAAACGCCTAACAATGACGGCACCGTGACAAATGGTGCGTACGAATATGCCGACGAGAGGGCCACGTTTGTGAAATTCAAGGGAAATATTTTCTACACGATAGGTTCCGGCAAAGAAGTTTCGGCAGACGTAACGTACACCGTTCACCTGGGTGCGGTAAACGGCGTGAATGATTATAACAGTCTTCGAAATCATTTTTACACTTACAACGTGAAGATCGTGAGCGTGGACGACATTATCGTGGAGGTGGAATCAGGAGAGGAGGCACAAGAACCGTCGCCCGGAAGCGAAGGTGATGTCGTGTTTGCCAAGAAAGTCCTGGAATTCGACGCGCATAACGAAGTCTTCAAGACCGTCTTTCACCAAAGTGATATCGACCAATCACTGACGTGGAATATTTCCACCCCTTTTTCCAAAGGAGCAGAAGATGAAAATCCAAAGGATTACGAATGGATATGTTTTCGCATAAACACAAAATCAAGAACCACGTATAGTGGAGACTTCACGAGATTCAAAGGGGATAACGGGGTGTACACGGATGCCGAATTGACAATACCCGGCTACTCGCACCCGTTGGACAAATACATGGCGGATATCAATTCGGGAAACGATAAGATGTTAAATATCAAACAACTGGTAAGTGTATTGAAAGAGTGCAAACGCAGGTATCTTGCCAATAACGGTGCAGTTTCCGGAACCCTGTTCGACAGTGCCGATGAGATTGTGTTTACTACTTTTTTGAGAGATTTCTATTACGAGGTGAATCCTGAAAATACATCGGAAACCGTGGAAAACGGTTTATGGAAAAAATTTGTCAACACGGAGAAGAGGGTGCTCAATATCCTGTCAAACCTCCAGTACAGCGCGGATCGCGTGAGTACCAAGACCACCGCCTTGTACTCCATCAGGCAGGCATCCATCCAAACCATGTATAACAAGGAAGCCGCCGAGAATTTCACGGCATGGGGTACCGAAGCGATACAAGACGAAGACCGCTACCGGTTTGAAACAACAACCACAAGGGACAATCGTACGTACGATGACAAAGATAACGGGCGTGCGAACACGATCAACATGTGGATGGCAAATTCCGGTTCGGAGAAGTGGGATACCTATATAGATTACACTACCTGGGAAATGAAACCCGCCTATAATGCTGCAAAATACAGATGTATGCGTTTAAATCGAGACATGAATGGGGACGGACAGATTGATGAAAACGAGGTGCAATGGTATCTTGCCAGCATTAACCAGCTCACGGATTTGTGGATCGGGGAAAACTCTTTTGACCCACAAGCCAGGTTGTATAAACGGAGCACGTGGGAGGAAGACCTGCAATGGTACGCAAGCAGTACGGTGCTTGAAAAGAATAGCAGTCGGGTGGGTGGCATTATTAGTGGCTATTATGTTTACAGGGATAACCCGGATATATTATGGTCATCCGAGGGTTCTTCCGTCGGGCTATTGACCGGAGCGGGGGCAATAGACGATGCCATCGTTTATTACAGGTGTGTCAGAAATTTGGGAGTGCCGAAGAACGCGGCCAAAGAAGTACGACCGGACGACTTTGCCATTTATGACGAAACAACGAGAACCATCACGTTAACTCGATTGGACGCCAAATCCATACGGGGATTTAAGACCACGGAAGAATTGGCGGATCACAACGAACGTGACGTACGCGGCTATAACAAGCCTTGGAAGGCTTTCAAAATAAACCCGACAACACACGGGAATGCCTTGAGTTGGCAAACTATCATGGCACGCTCGCAACCCGGAGCTACGAACCCCGTTTGTCCCAAGGGTTGGCGAGTGCCCAATCAAAGAGAATTGGCGCTGATGTATTCTAGAATGCCTAGAAATAGTACCTCCTGGCCATTAACGGATCATTTTGCCAAGAGTAGTTTCAGTTTCAACCCCACAGGCGGTAACCGTATAGGCTTCTCGGTTAAAAACGAGGGAGGCGTATTCTATTTACTACACAATAAAAGCGACGAGGTCGGTGGTGTGCGTTGCGTGCAAGATGTTGATTAA
- a CDS encoding DUF5119 domain-containing protein → MKTIAYITGFCFTLACFSCNRDGLYYATEEQGFVRLNVNWQPAQLEPNGMSVYVFDHENGKAIGKRQICSDPNTMDLTLPVGKFDLLVVNNTEEELAALSFTGTDNLATFKACLAAKEEALYSNLLSKAEGATRSVYLTESDILASALFREIEVTPQDIHYFKERPKTGSHEVCRTVEVTPERRTDLIDIEIKVTNITSTAGAPRTHLTAMCEGMNMETATRYGNSVTHEFVLNNKRVDPDNYKVGTISKKLIAFGPELKNDAYVNKHRLVMHFVLVNGETHTVTLDVHDLMKTSHDGLQRVHQIRAEITLPEAIGNGEGVFNPNIEAWEEVETGLPI, encoded by the coding sequence ATGAAAACGATTGCTTACATTACCGGGTTTTGTTTCACTCTTGCCTGTTTTTCCTGTAACAGAGATGGGTTGTACTACGCCACGGAAGAACAAGGATTCGTGCGTTTGAATGTCAACTGGCAACCGGCACAACTGGAACCGAATGGGATGTCGGTCTACGTGTTCGATCACGAGAACGGAAAGGCTATCGGCAAGCGCCAGATATGCAGTGATCCCAACACGATGGATCTCACTCTCCCCGTGGGGAAATTCGACTTGTTGGTTGTCAATAACACCGAGGAAGAGCTGGCAGCGCTTAGCTTCACGGGCACGGATAATCTGGCGACTTTTAAAGCCTGTCTGGCGGCGAAAGAGGAAGCGCTATACTCGAACCTGCTTTCAAAAGCCGAAGGAGCTACGAGAAGTGTCTATCTGACAGAATCCGATATCCTCGCGAGCGCGCTGTTCCGGGAGATAGAGGTTACCCCACAAGACATCCACTATTTCAAAGAAAGGCCGAAGACGGGATCGCACGAGGTTTGCCGCACCGTGGAGGTTACCCCGGAACGGCGAACGGATTTGATCGATATAGAGATCAAGGTGACGAATATCACGTCGACAGCAGGCGCACCTCGCACCCACCTGACAGCCATGTGCGAGGGCATGAACATGGAAACGGCAACCCGATACGGGAATAGCGTCACGCACGAGTTCGTGTTGAACAACAAACGCGTGGACCCCGACAATTACAAAGTGGGTACGATATCGAAAAAGCTGATCGCGTTCGGACCGGAATTGAAGAATGACGCTTACGTCAACAAGCACCGGCTCGTCATGCACTTCGTGCTGGTGAACGGGGAAACCCATACCGTCACGTTGGACGTGCACGATTTGATGAAAACGTCACACGACGGGCTTCAACGCGTTCACCAGATCAGGGCGGAAATAACTCTCCCGGAAGCTATCGGTAATGGCGAAGGAGTATTCAACCCCAACATCGAAGCGTGGGAAGAAGTTGAAACGGGATTACCAATTTAA